The window CGACCGAGGCGTCCAGTCCACGCAGCACCCGGGTACGCCCCGGCGCGCAGTCGGCCAGCGCGGCGGCCAGGTCGGTCAGCGGTGCCGTCTCGACCCCCAGCTCGGTCGACTTCTCGGCCAGGGTGTGCCGGCGACCCACCCACAGCTCGCCGTTGCGGCTGCGGAAGAACTCGTCGGTCTCCTTCGAGTTGCGCGGCTGGGTGTAGAGGATCGCGTCGTGGCCGGACCCGTTCGGGCGCAGCACCAGCACGTCGTCCGGGTCGTGGTCACCGGTCAGGTACGCGAAGTCGCTGCCCGGCCGGAACGGGTGGTCGGTGTCGTTGGCCCGTACCTTCTCGGTCCCGGTCGGGATGACCAGCGTCTCGCCAGCGAACGCGGCAGACAGGGCGGCCCGGCGCTTGGCGTGGTTGGGCACCTCGGGACGGGGGCTCACGGACAGGGCGGAGTCCCGCCAGCCCTCCCGCATGAACGCGAGGAACTTCTCCGGGTAGTCGGGATCGTGCGACTCGATCCGCGCGGTCTCCGCCGTGTCCTCGGTGCGCTCGTCGCTCATGTCCCGCTCCTCCCAGGCCGATCCATCTCCAAGACGGTACCGCGCAAGCGCGGTCCAGATCTCCCAGCGGTGCCGGCACGCGCGCCCGAGCCGCGTGGAAAGATGACCGCCATGTGCGGACTCCTGGCCTTTTTCAGCGCGCGCGGCGACGCCAGCGCGCACCGAGACGCCCTTGCCGGCGCATTGGAATGCCTGCACCACCGGGGACCGGACGAGACCGGGGTGGAAGTCATCGGCGACCCGTCCGGTACCCGGGCGGACGCGGTCTTCGCGCACAAGCGGCTGTCGATCATCGACGTGGCGCTCAGCCACGAACCGCTGCCCTACGCCGACGGCCGCTACCTGCTGACCTTCAACGGCGAGATCTACAACTACCTGGAGCTGCGCGAGGAGCTGGCCCGGGACTTCGGCGCCCAGTTCGCCACCCAGGGCGACGGCGAGGTGATCGTCGCCGGCTTCCACTACTGGGGCGAGCAGGTGCTCACCCGGTTGCGGGGGATGTTCGCCTTCGTGATCTGGGACCGGCAGGAGCGGCGGGCGTTCGGCGCCCGGGACTACTTCGGCATCAAGCCGATGCACTACCTGGAGACCAACGACGGGGTCTACCTCGCCTCGGAGAAGAAGGCGCTGCTCCCGTTCGCGCCGGCGGCGCACGCCGGTGACGCCGGGGTGGACGCGGCGAACCTGTCGCACTACCTGACCCTGCAGTACGTGCCCGAGCCGGGCACCCTGCACCACGGGATCCGCCGGATCGGGTCGGGGGAGTACCTGACCTGGGTGCCGGGGGGCCGGATCGACGTACGTCGGTGGTACCGGCCGGTGTTCCGGCCCGCCCCGGTCGACGACCAGCAGCGGCTCTACGACCAGATCCGGGAGACGCTGCGCGAGAGCGTACGGATGCACATGCGGGCCGACGTGCCGGTCGGGTCGTTCCTGTCCAGCGGGATCGACTCGACCGCGGTGGTCGCCCTGGCGCGGGAGTTCAACCCGAACATCCTGACCTTCACCGTCGGCTACGACGTTCCCGGCTACTCCGAGATCGACGTGGCCCAGGAGTCGGCCCGGCACCTCGAGGTGACCACCATCCCGACCAAGATCGGGCCGCAGGACATGATCGACGCCCTGCCGAAGATCATCTGGCACCTGGACGACCCGGTCGCCGACCCGGCCCTGGTCCCGCTCTACTTCGTCGCCAAGAAGGCCGCCGAGCACGTCACGGTGGTGCTCTCCGGCGAGGG of the Micromonospora sp. NBC_01796 genome contains:
- the asnB gene encoding asparagine synthase (glutamine-hydrolyzing), whose product is MCGLLAFFSARGDASAHRDALAGALECLHHRGPDETGVEVIGDPSGTRADAVFAHKRLSIIDVALSHEPLPYADGRYLLTFNGEIYNYLELREELARDFGAQFATQGDGEVIVAGFHYWGEQVLTRLRGMFAFVIWDRQERRAFGARDYFGIKPMHYLETNDGVYLASEKKALLPFAPAAHAGDAGVDAANLSHYLTLQYVPEPGTLHHGIRRIGSGEYLTWVPGGRIDVRRWYRPVFRPAPVDDQQRLYDQIRETLRESVRMHMRADVPVGSFLSSGIDSTAVVALAREFNPNILTFTVGYDVPGYSEIDVAQESARHLEVTTIPTKIGPQDMIDALPKIIWHLDDPVADPALVPLYFVAKKAAEHVTVVLSGEGADEFFGGYTIYREPLSLGAVNGLPGGMQKGLRAVSKAIPQGVKGKSFLERGTTPIEERYYGNARMFTEEEKQKLMRRYDPSVRYTDVTAPIYAEATELDDVTKMQYIDLYTWLRGDILVKADRISMAHSLEVRVPFLDREVFEVAAGIPVDLKLPPRSDATKYAMRQALRNVVPPAIVNRRKLGFPTPTRVWLRGEMYEWARHILSTSGAGDLLDLSYAMRLLEEHKREEADHSRKVWTVLIFCIWHAIFVERSLDPGIQRNQSALLTKPVVGSMVA